The sequence below is a genomic window from Vibrio spartinae.
TTCACCACGCGCGACAAATCTCCACTTCTCATCATGTTGAACTAGGGGAGAGTCCGAGCGAAGTGTGCCAGGCCTAAGAGTTTCGATCCACTCCCCGTAATCTTTTCCCAGCAGCATCTCAATTAAAGCTCGATCTGAAGGATTAGAACCGTCCCATTTTCCAACTAGCCCAGCCTGAGCTAAATGAGCTGCAGCATCCCAAGTTGCATATGGTGGTAAGGCCCCATATCCTCTTAAGTAACGTCGAAGTGCAGAAAGCCTCTCACCACCGACTCTTGCAAGTTCTGTCGCTCTTCCTTCGGTATAACCCGATTCTTTTAGAACCGATTCAATTTGTGATTGTGAAGGGCTTCTTAGCTTTAAAATTTCTGGATTATCACCAGACCAAGCACCACATAGAGGAACAACGACAGCATGACCTTTACGACGAGCTAAAGCTTGGAGAGTAGCACCTTCATCTGTTTCTAAACCAAGGCGGGGATCTGCAACTAAAACATGTGGGGAACGAGTTTCAACGATGCTACGCCAAGCTTGTTCATCACTAATGTAGAGACAACGATTACTGTATGCTGCTGATGCTTCCGGCTCTAATTCTGCAATAAAAGCTGAGACGAAATCAGCTACATCATTCGAACTCTCCGCAAAAAGCATTAATACCGATGTCCTTCCTTCAAATAGTGCCTGCAGCGCTTCACATGCACTATTTCTTCCTATAGTAAATAGCTTAGGCGGGAGAGCTTCACCATCCTCACACTCGGAGTTTACATTTTCCCAATGTTCAATCGCAGTCGCGATACCTCCTAAATTGGCAGTCAAGTTCAGCTTCTTGGCCATCCATTTTCCAATAGCTGGATATTCTCTTAACCAATCAGCAAGCTTAACTCCATCTATTATGCGAATCAGTTTCCACCCTGTATCTTTTCGTGTCTCCAACCATTGAGTTTGTGCTGGCTCACTCCATCCACCAGCTCCTGATGATCGCGGAGTTACAAAAACAAAAGACGAGCTTGCACGTTCGACATCATCAATTTCCTCTGTTCGTTTTTTAAAATCATCTGTAGCCTTAGCTCTTGGATTAGAGTTTGTACCTATCTCCCAAAAAGATTTACCACTTGGAACAAATTCGAGAAACCCTTCCTCAACTTCAACCATACCATCCCAACCTGGTTGGTTGACGGCATCACCATACGGAATTCGACATAAAACGAGATTGGAACAAGATTGGGTCACAAGCCAATAAATTAGTTCCGGAATAACTGACTGACTTTCTCTTGTTGGAGCAAATCGGTCTAGATCGCCAGCTTGGACTATATGAGTGTGATCCATGCTCATGCTTCCTTGATTGAAAAGTGCTTCATGTAGGTAGTTCTCATATTTGATATACTGATTACCATTGAGCTTCTATCCGACACCCGATAGGGATGTAGTCTGATTCATTAATATTTACTACATTGAAGTTCAATATTCAGAATGAATACCAGATTGCCATACCCAAATAAACTTTTGATATTTATATCAAAAGCAATCTATCAACACTTTTCAGATCGAAGTACCCCTCCCCCCTAAAAAATGCACCAGATTGCTTAATAGATTAGCAAAACTAGCACTTAAGCGTATATAGGCATAAGACACAAATCGAAACCATAAATTCCTTTGCTCTTCGTTTCTACAACAGGGGCATCCTCTCATCTCAACCTCAGAACCTTCAGTCTTCGTACAAATCCCATGGGTTCTACCCATATTTTACGGACACATCTATAAAGAGGCATACTATGCCTAAAAGGAGTGTCTATGACCAAGCGAAGAAAATATTCTGCAGAATTCAAACGCGAAGCCGTTGCGCTGACTCAGCAACCGGGTGTGAGTTGTCGTCAGATAGCATTAGATATCGGCATCAATCCTAACTTATTAAACCGTTGGAAACGAGAGGCGGAGCAGTCACAAGATAAAGCATTTCAAGGCAGTGGCTCTCCTCGTGATGAAGAAATGGCGAGGCTAAAACGCGAATTAGCGAAAGTGAAAAAGGAACGTGATTTTTTGCGAGAAGCGGCAACGTTCTTCGCCAAAGAGTTACCGTAAGGTATCTTGCGATATCGCGTTGCCGCGATGTGTTTTCTATTCGCCTCATGTGCCGTTGTTTGCGCGTCTCTCCTAGTGGTTATTACGCTTGGGTGGAACGTCAGCCAAGTGCGCGTGCTCTTGCTAACGCAACGTGATTAAAACGAATGCGCGAGATCCATGATGATAGCGGTGGCATTATCGGCGCACCACGTATGCACGAAGATCTGCAAGCCGAAGGGTTGAAAGCGAGCTTAAATCGTGTAGCCAGGCTGATGTCAGCGAATGGACTTTATGGCAGGCCGCGTAAAAAAGGTCGAGGGGCAAAGCGACAGTCCGCACGTCCTGACGGTTTAAAAAATCATCTTGAGCGGGACTTTAATGCTTTGGAGCCGGAAACCAAATGGGTCACAGACATTACAGAAATTGGGACACTTGAAGGGAAGCTTTATCTGTGTGTGGTGCTTGACCTGTTTAACAAGCTCATCGTTGGCTGGTCGATGCATCATCGACAAGACCGTCATATGGTGATTCGAGCCGTCGAAATGGCGGTTTGGCAGCGACAGGAAAGACATCATGTTATCTTACATTCAGATCGTGGCACACAATTTACCAGCGGAGACTATCAGCGCTTTCTCAAGCAAAAGAACCTAACCAGCAGCATGAGTGCTGTAGGCCATTGTGCAGATAACGCGGCTTGTGAAGGGTTCTTCGGTGTGATGAAACGGGAACGAATCAATTATCGACAATACCGGACAAGAAATGAAGCCAGAGCAGATATTTTTGATTATATCGAACGGTTCCATAATCCAAGAATGCGACGTAGACTGGCGAATCAAGACAGCAAGTTTACGTCTTTACTAAACCGTCCGTGAAAACGGGGTAGAACCCAGGTTTTGACTGAACATATCGCCCCATAGAGATTTTTTCGTGTTTCTTTCCAATCTGAAACCGAAATGTCCATGTCATTGTACCGGTAGGACGAACGCGTATATTTAGCCCTTCAATTTTTTTATCTGGGATTAGGTACTCTTTATCTTGTGGCTTCAGAGCTTGTAGCGTGGCATTGCTGTTTATTCGTTTTGTCATTATAAGCAACTCTCTAAAATTCTGGGTACGGCTCGGGGTACGGCAATGATGAGGTTTTTATTGTACCTATAAAGACTTTAATGGACAACGAATCTAAACAAACCAACATAAGATATTGATTTATAAAACAACAACAAACATTAGTGGACGTTAATGGAATTATGTCACCATACACCCACCATATGGAAGCGGGTGTGATGCTAGAGCGCATAAAGAACTTCGTTATTGCAAATGACTATCAGGTACGGCTTGGGTATGAGGGTAGTAATTATTCTCAAAAATCTAACTGCCCAGTCAGTCGTGATTCACAGCCATCACATTCAATTGCTGAACGAAGATTCGTGTTGTATCTCATAATTTCTTCAGGCTTGTCCCTTGGAATCACCAATCATCAGTGATTCCATATTCAGACTGATGGTCGTCTGTAATGCCTCAATCGAACGAAGCAGCGCTGCTCTTTCTCGATTTTGAGTCGGGCATGCTTCTTGGTGTTTACGGCACTCCATCACCACGTTGCACCAAAAAAAGATTTCGTCAAGTTTATGTTGGGTACTATTCATAAGCCATATCTCTAACCAAATTTTTGATTTTTATCGTTTGATCATGCCGCAAAAAAATATAAAAAACAGGTGGTATTTTTTGACAGGTTGCAAATGGAATAGCAACTAGTAGTATACTCGTGCCAGTTCTTTTATATGCATGGTAAGTAACATAGGAATCCACCAAAAAATGGATGTTAGTTCAATAGAAATGGCAAAGGCTTGTACTCAGTTCGGCCGACTTGTTTCCAAAATATATGACGATGCCATACATATTAGTTATTCAGTGGTTTCGCTGGACACTCGGGAAATCTATACCTTATCGACAGATTATGACTGGCACCTCAGCTACTGGGATCAAGGATTAAACAAGACTGTGGGAAAACGCATATCACCGGGGCTTTCATCATGGCGGGACAAAGATGAAGAATATCATCATCTATTAAGAAAACATCGTATCCCGGATAAAGTAGACTATACATGGTTATGTCCACAACGGGCTGAAATCGTTTCTTTGGCCTGTCGCCACCAGCTAACCAGTCAGGAGAGTCATCAACTGGCAGTCCTTCGCCCTTATCTGGCTTATCATGCTCATAAATTATGGCTGAAACATCAGGTTGCAACGCTCCCCTATCAGTCAATGCCGGTTTCATCCGATACACCTGATACTCATATGTATGATCAAAACCATTTCCGGTTTGGTGATATTGTCCTGACCGCGAAAGAAGTGAGTACCATCCGCCTTCTGTTATCTTTTCATTCCCCCAAAGAAATTGCCTGGCAACATCACTGCAGTGAATCAGCGGAACGAAAACGCATTGAAACAATCAAGAGAAAGATTAACTGTACCGGCAATCGTGCCACCTTCTTTCAGTTACTACACAAACACGGGATACTTGATGCATGTCTGGATGTTTACACCACGTCTCTTTAACGTGTCGTGATCTCAACGCAAGCCAGAGATTTTACGAACAGTTCGGCTACGCCACACTCAAAAGCTACACCGATGAACAAGTCTCTATTGTCATAATGACTTCAGACTTCGGACCAGCGATAGAGATTTTCTGTTTCACAAGCCGCGAATATGACCATTCACCCGCTTCACGTATCGATTCTATGCCCAATGTTCAAAGCATTGGAATCACGCATATAGCAATTCAGGTTGACGACATTACGGCGACACGCCGGCAACTCATTAAGTCAGCCCCTTGTACAGAAATCCGAACGGCCCGGCTGGGAGGCTTTGTCTATTTTTTCACGCATGACCCAGACGAAAACCAAATAGAAATTATTATGGAGAATTAACATGTTAAGTTGGCCACAACGGTTAGGTATTGTCTCGGGTAATGCATTCGAGTTTTACGATATTGCAGTCTACGCTGCCATTTCTCCTTACCTGTCCCATTTGCTATCCAGTCATGGAATCGCTCATTCTGAATGGATGGTCTGGGGCATTTTCGCGCTAAGATTTCTGATCCGTCCATTAGGGGGACTGGTGATCGGCAAAATTGCTGACACTCAAGGAAGAAAAAAAGCGCTGATCATCACCAGTAGCCTGACAGGAACCGCAACACTACTGATGGCGGCTTTGCCCGTGAATATATTGGGAGAGAGCCTTGTCATACTCCTCTTATGTCTACAAATGGTTCAGGCTTTCAGTTTTGGCGGAGAATATCCGACCATCATTCAATACCTGCATCAGAGTAGTCGTAGCGAACAACATGCTCGTATCAGTAGCCTGATTGTTGCCAGTTCAATAATTGGTGTAATTGCGTCCGTCCTGATCGTTATGGGGCTGAAAGACACCTTGTCGGAGAGCCAGATGCAATCTTATGGCTGGCGGATTCCTTTAGTCATCGGTGCAATCAATATCGCGATGAGTTTTTGGTTCCGGCTGCGGTTGCCTGCTGTACTTTCTGCTCCACCGTCTCCCCGCTTAACCAATGACGTCAGAGCCACCGTGCGGGTCGGATTGGTATCGATAACCGGAGCGGTCGTTTTCTATGTGCAAAATATCTCCAGCAGCATTTTAGCGAAAGATTTTCCCATTCAGCCTTTTGCCTTAGTCAATTCAGTCACCTTACTGATGATGATATTGTTGGTCGGGTGGCTCACTGACAAATACATATTGTCACCAAGAACAAGTTTTTCATGGGGACTGCTGGCTGGTCTAGTGATTTCTTATCCGGCCTATTATCTTTTAATTCATAGTCATTATGGCTGGCAGCAATGGATAGCATTTATGGCTATCAGCCTGATTTCAGCGCTTATCCTAGCCAATCTGGCCACCGTGCTATTTTCCATTGCCCGAAATAACACAACCTCTCTGGGGCTTGGCTATAACATTGCGCTCTCTATTTTTGGCGGGATGAGTCCGTTAATTGTGAGTTTCTTATCTGAGTATGATGCCAGTTATGTCGGTGCATATGCCGCATTGACAACCATACCGGCACTCATTGGTATTTACGTATTCTCTGCGCCATCGTTATCTCTCCGGACAGAAACGAATACATAGCCCATATTTGCCGATTCAGAAAATTGGAATAGGAGTCCCTTACATGAATGTGGGGGACATCCTGTAAGAGAAAATGGCGGAGCTCGCTTCGGTACACTGCTGTTTCTAACTCGAAAATGCCCACAAAATCATCTAGCCATAGGTTTTGGATACGTTTCTCTTGTCATTAGTTGACCTACTTTTACTAATGGTCAATTATGTGCTTGGTTCTATACGAAGTTAGATAAATTCCGTCTCTTATTGCCGTTTTATTAATATAACTTTGTGAGATAAAACAGATTGATATGAGTGGAATGTCTGTATTCTCTACCAGACTTATACAGATAATATCTAGTTAAAAGACACTGTTATAACTGAGGAGTATCAGTGAAAAAATTGATTTGGTTAGTCATATTGTCGATAAGTGGAAGTGTTTATGCGGATGCTAATCTTCCACCCCAAACAATATCAAGAATAGAGACCGGTTGGGGAAGTGAAGGCATCTATTTATCCTTTGCTGAAAACAATAAAGTTGAAGGTTGTACTAATTCTAGAGTTCTTTTTGAACGTGATGACCCAATGCTAAAAAGCATACTATCCATCGCTTTATCTGCTTTCCATACAGGTAAAAAAGTTCAAGTCAGAGTTTCAGGCTGCCTAAATGCAAACCATAAAGGTATCGCGATAGCAGTTATTAAGTAACTTTATAACTATCTATTCAGTAACTTTATAACTATCTATTCAGTAGTTTTCAGTTTATGCACTGGCAAGAGCTGACCCGATGAATCAGCTCTTGCCCCCTCCGAAAGTTCATGCCAGTAACGCTCAGGAAGCCAAAAGAGTTCTTATCTCCGTTGGTTGCTCACTTACCCGCAGAAATCGCAACGTTTATCATTGTCCACTCTGTTATCAAAAATGAGACACTTCCGTGATACTTATTCCACTTCTTTCGGGCAACTTCTTGCTCACTGGGCAACTTCTTGCTCGCCTCTGGGCAAGAAGTTGCTTGTATCTATATTTGTATCTTTATAACCATTTGATTTTATTGATATGTATGGGTTGGCACAGCCCTTGCTCTGACTGTACAAGAGCCTAAAGGTTCTCTGTGTATTAAAAACATGAACTTATTATAGATAATTAAAGGAATTTCAGAATGCCAACTCCATGTTATATCTCTATCGAAGGCGAAACTCAGGGGCTAATCACGTCAGGCGCTTGTACTGCTGATTCTATCGGTGACTCTTTTGTTGAAGGTCACGAAGATGAAATGATGGTTCAACAGTTTGACCACGTTGTCAGTGTTCCGACTGATCCTCAGTCTGGTCAGCCTGCGGGTCAACGTGTTCACAAGCCTTTCCAATTCACTGTGAACCTGAACAAAGCTGTTCCTCTGCTGTATAACGCATTGGCTTCAGGTGAAAAAATGTCTGCTGTTACTTTGAAGTGGTACCGCACTTCAATCGAAGGCAAGCAAGAAAACTTCTTCACCACAACACTTGAAAACGCAACTATCGTTGACATCAAGTGTGAAATGCCACACTGCCAAAATCCAGCAGACTCTGATTTCACTCAGAACCTGACTGTGTCAATGTCTTACCGTAAGATCACTTGGGACCACGTTAACGCGGGTACTTCAGGTGCTGACGACTGGCGTAAGCCAATCGAAGCTTAATTGTCTGATGAACAGGCACCGTGCGTGTCTGTCCGACAATGCTTTGATGGTCATGTTGCTCACCCTTGGTGGGCAACATTATTTTCGTTCAATACATCGTATTGAACTTCTAATCAATAAGACAATATACCTGAACAACTTTAATCAGAAGATACTCGCTTCAGAGGTTGCTCAGGTATATGTGTTGTTAGGCAAGATGGCTGGGGCGACGGTTCAAAAACTGAGAGATTCCTTCAGGAAAATTGCTTTCTCATTGATTTCCCCGCCAATTTTTCATTTTCATCAAGACTCATATATTCATCCGGTTATAATCGAAAACCGGGCCGAACCCATGTCATTCACGGCGGCGAAGATCCTTAAGGACGCGCTGATTTCACAGGTGACAAAATCAATGGGTATGTGAAAACTCAGTCAACTCAACAATGTCAGGTAAAAACTATGGGGACTTTGAACTTCCGTCTTGTCAGTGGTGTCGGTGAAGCGTTGGTGGTTCGTGACTATCAGGGACATGAATCTGTTTCTGATTCATTGGATGCACAGGGCAACCCGGTCTACGGCTTTCGCTACCAAATCGAGCTCGCCAGCCGCAATTCAAGCATCAGTGCCGAGCAACTGGTCGATACGACCGCCGTCTTAGAAGTCATCCGCGATGGTGAAGTCGTGCAACAAGTCCACGGCATTGTGCGCAGCTTCAGCCGCGGTGATACCGGCCACCATCACACCTATTACGCCCTGACTCTGGTGCCTGCCCTTGAGCGGCTCTCTTTGCGCCACAACAGCCGGATTTTCCAACACAAAACCGTCCCGGAGATTCTGGCGATTCTTCTTGAGGAAATGAACATCACTGACTACGCCTTCTCCGTCAAACGGGAATGCGCGCCGCGCGAGTTCTGTGTTCAGTATCGGGAGACGGATTTAGCATTCTTCCACCGATTGGCGGCAGAAGAAGGGTTGATGTATACCTTCAGCCATCAGGCCGAAAAACACACGTTGGTGGTCACCGACAATACGGCCGGATTTACCCAGCTTGATGGCACGGTCCCCTATAACGTGTTGTCCGGTGGCGTCGCGGATACCCCCTATGTTTCCGCCATCAGCGAGACCAAACAATCTGCGGTGACGGAAGTCGCCATGCGGGATTACAGCTTTAAAAAACCAGCCTACAACTTTAAACAGTCGGCCCTTGGCAGTGAGATGGCCTACCAGTTGCCGGACTACGAGTACTACGATGCACCGGGACGGTATAAAGATGATGCCAGCGGCAAAGCCTTCAGCCAGATTCGGTTGGAACATCTGCGCCGGAACAGTCACACCGCATCGGGCAAAAGTAACCAAGCCAAGCTTCAGGCCGGGGTGGTATTCACTCTGGCCGACCATCTGGACAGCGCAATGAACCGCCCTTGGCTGATTGTCGGGATTGACCATCAGGGCAGTCAGCCACAAGCACTGGAAGAGTCCGGTGGCAGCGGTGCCACTACCTACAGCAACCAGTTTACAGTCATTCCGAATGAAACGCTGTGGCGCATGCAGCCACCCCCTAAACCACAAGTGGACGGCCCGATGGTTGCCACCGTGGTCGGGCCGCAAGGTGAAGAAATCTACTGTGATGAACACGGCCGGGTGAAGCTTTCCTTCCCGTGGGACCGTTACAGCAATGAAGATGAGCACAGCTCTTGTTGGGTGCGCGTCGCCCAAGGCTGGGCAGGCGCACAGTATGGCATGGTCGCAATCCCCCGTATCGGCCACGAAGTGATTGTCACCTTCCTCAACGGGGACCCGGACCAACCGCTGGTGTCCGGACGCACCTATCATGCGACCAACACCCCGCCTTATTCTCTGCCGGATAACAAAACCAAAACCGTGATTCGCACCCAGACCCATCAGGGCACCGGCTTCAATGAATTCAGTTTTGAAGACCAGTCCGGCAGCGAGAAGATTTACCTCCACGCGCAGAAAGACTACGAAGCGCTGGTTGAAAACGACAGCACCACCCAGATGAAGCATGACCGCCACCTCACGGTCGAAAACGACCGTTACAGTCATGTGCAGGTCAACGACCACCTGAGCATCGACGGTGAGCAGCGCACTGCCATCAAACAAAACCTCACCCTTGCAACCGATGCCTCGCTGCATCAGAAAGTCGGCCAGAAAACCATTGTTGATTCCGGCAGCGAAGTGCATCTCAAGGCCGGTAAGGCCGTCGTCCTCGATGCCGGTAATGAAATC
It includes:
- a CDS encoding helix-turn-helix domain-containing protein, translated to MDVSSIEMAKACTQFGRLVSKIYDDAIHISYSVVSLDTREIYTLSTDYDWHLSYWDQGLNKTVGKRISPGLSSWRDKDEEYHHLLRKHRIPDKVDYTWLCPQRAEIVSLACRHQLTSQESHQLAVLRPYLAYHAHKLWLKHQVATLPYQSMPVSSDTPDTHMYDQNHFRFGDIVLTAKEVSTIRLLLSFHSPKEIAWQHHCSESAERKRIETIKRKINCTGNRATFFQLLHKHGILDACLDVYTTSL
- a CDS encoding VOC family protein, with the protein product MSGCLHHVSLTCRDLNASQRFYEQFGYATLKSYTDEQVSIVIMTSDFGPAIEIFCFTSREYDHSPASRIDSMPNVQSIGITHIAIQVDDITATRRQLIKSAPCTEIRTARLGGFVYFFTHDPDENQIEIIMEN
- a CDS encoding MFS transporter translates to MLSWPQRLGIVSGNAFEFYDIAVYAAISPYLSHLLSSHGIAHSEWMVWGIFALRFLIRPLGGLVIGKIADTQGRKKALIITSSLTGTATLLMAALPVNILGESLVILLLCLQMVQAFSFGGEYPTIIQYLHQSSRSEQHARISSLIVASSIIGVIASVLIVMGLKDTLSESQMQSYGWRIPLVIGAINIAMSFWFRLRLPAVLSAPPSPRLTNDVRATVRVGLVSITGAVVFYVQNISSSILAKDFPIQPFALVNSVTLLMMILLVGWLTDKYILSPRTSFSWGLLAGLVISYPAYYLLIHSHYGWQQWIAFMAISLISALILANLATVLFSIARNNTTSLGLGYNIALSIFGGMSPLIVSFLSEYDASYVGAYAALTTIPALIGIYVFSAPSLSLRTETNT
- a CDS encoding Hcp family type VI secretion system effector; amino-acid sequence: MPTPCYISIEGETQGLITSGACTADSIGDSFVEGHEDEMMVQQFDHVVSVPTDPQSGQPAGQRVHKPFQFTVNLNKAVPLLYNALASGEKMSAVTLKWYRTSIEGKQENFFTTTLENATIVDIKCEMPHCQNPADSDFTQNLTVSMSYRKITWDHVNAGTSGADDWRKPIEA
- a CDS encoding type VI secretion system Vgr family protein, which produces MGTLNFRLVSGVGEALVVRDYQGHESVSDSLDAQGNPVYGFRYQIELASRNSSISAEQLVDTTAVLEVIRDGEVVQQVHGIVRSFSRGDTGHHHTYYALTLVPALERLSLRHNSRIFQHKTVPEILAILLEEMNITDYAFSVKRECAPREFCVQYRETDLAFFHRLAAEEGLMYTFSHQAEKHTLVVTDNTAGFTQLDGTVPYNVLSGGVADTPYVSAISETKQSAVTEVAMRDYSFKKPAYNFKQSALGSEMAYQLPDYEYYDAPGRYKDDASGKAFSQIRLEHLRRNSHTASGKSNQAKLQAGVVFTLADHLDSAMNRPWLIVGIDHQGSQPQALEESGGSGATTYSNQFTVIPNETLWRMQPPPKPQVDGPMVATVVGPQGEEIYCDEHGRVKLSFPWDRYSNEDEHSSCWVRVAQGWAGAQYGMVAIPRIGHEVIVTFLNGDPDQPLVSGRTYHATNTPPYSLPDNKTKTVIRTQTHQGTGFNEFSFEDQSGSEKIYLHAQKDYEALVENDSTTQMKHDRHLTVENDRYSHVQVNDHLSIDGEQRTAIKQNLTLATDASLHQKVGQKTIVDSGSEVHLKAGKAVVLDAGNEITVKVGGSFIKVDAGGVHVVSGAINLNSGGSAGSGSGYGGQPATMPNLLKALTPPTEAQAPDITATQTPASPEIYTQASPKNIQAEAFEQVSMQNTPMSKMCQRQKDGSCPRSDCPCTGKA